The Helianthus annuus cultivar XRQ/B chromosome 15, HanXRQr2.0-SUNRISE, whole genome shotgun sequence genomic sequence CTGTAGGTACTTCAGATTTTTTGGAGCTTGTTTCTGCTGCGTGACTTACTTCTGCGACGAATGTATTTGACTCCGAAAGGATAGTGGCGACCCCTGCTTCGGTGGGGAATTTTATGGCGCCGTGTATTGTTGAACTAATCGCTCCAAGAGCTCGTAACCCGGGTCGCCCAAGTATTACATTATGCGACGAATGAGTACCAAAAACCAGGAAAGTTAATTAAGCAGTTCTACTTCTGTTATTATCTTTAAACGTGGTTGGAATGGTGATTTGCCCTATCGGACGGACCACCTCTCCCGAAAAACTTATAAGAGGGGTAGACACCTCGATCGATCTCTTTCTTGTTTGAGGGTTCAGCTGCTGCAGATACATTATCTCAAAGGCACTTCCTCCATCTACGTAAATACGTCGGACTAAATGTCCTGCGATTACTGCCGATATCGTGATTGGTCCGTCCCGAGCATCTTCGGGATTGATCGGAGGAAAGTATGTTGGTTGGTGCATCCAAGCTGCCATATGTTGGTTCGACCGCTTTACCCCTCTTGGTTCGGCAGACCGAATCATATTGATTCCGGCCTCGGTGTTTGGATCATCAGTCGCTGCTGCAGATTTCTTCCCATCCTTTACTTCTTTTACGAGATGGGAGAGTTTTCCGGATCGTACGGCCTTCTTGATCTCTTGTTTTAGCGCCCAACATTCGTTGGTCGTATGCCCTTTGTCTCGGTGATACTCACAATACTTCTTAGAATGCTTGTCCGAGGTAGGCCGCTGCTTTGATGGTGTAGGAAACCGGGTGGTTTCCGTACTAAGGATCTCGCTCGGCGATTTGGTTAGCTCGGAGAAGGTGTTGAAATGTACATTTCCGGTTCAAAAGCTACTTCGATCAGACTTTTGGTACGGCCCACGATTTCTACTCCAATTGCTACTTTTATCTTTTGGTGATGATGCGTTCCGTCTCCACGATGCGGTTCGGGCCTTAGCATTCTTTGTTGCTGTTTCGTTTGGTTGCCCGCATGCGCTTTTTCCTCGGACGAAGGCTCGGGCTCGTTCCATAAGTATCTCCATGGTTTTTGGAAGATCTTCGTGAAGCTTTTCTACGAGCTGATTGTTTCGGACTCCGTGACAAAATCCGGAAACACGGAGCTGATCAACTGCCCCACTTATCTGCATGCTCTCTCGATTGAAACGATAGATGAAATCCTCTACGGACTCTCCGTCGCGGCACTTTATGTGGTGAACTTCAGTGATGTCCTTCTTGCAGCGACGCTGCTGATAGAAATTTTGCAAAAACATACGCCGGAAGTCTTCAAAATGATCAATCGATCCTTCTGGTAAACTGTCAAACCACACCCTTGCTGACCCGGTGAGAGTCTGAGCAAACATGTGACACCATGCTGGCATGGGCCATTGTTCGACTTTAGCTGCTCCGGTGAAAGCAAACATGTGATCGTTCGGGTCAGACGTGCCATCATAAAAT encodes the following:
- the LOC110914101 gene encoding uncharacterized protein LOC110914101, whose product is MPYHPTSMTSQSKFMLRIVNAPLPAKLKMPPTLKFYDGTSDPNDHMFAFTGAAKVEQWPMPAWCHMFAQTLTGSARVWFDSLPEGSIDHFEDFRRMFLQNFYQQRRCKKDITEVHHIKCRDGESVEDFIYRFNRESMQISGAVDQLRVSGFCHGVRNNQLVEKLHEDLPKTMEILMERARAFVRGKSACGQPNETATKNAKARTASWRRNASSPKDKSSNWSRNRGPYQKSDRSSF